In the genome of Longimicrobiales bacterium, one region contains:
- the add gene encoding adenosine deaminase, whose translation MSPSSEFLFRLPKAELHVHLDGSLRTDTMLDLAAERGITMPAPTAESLYEYMVVSDAENLEEYLARFHLTLSVMQDAEAIERIAYELAEDHAKENVTYMEARFSPILNAEGDLEPYEALEAALRGLSRAEQDYDIRTGVIVCALRSLPASVSTEMAELAVGHADKGVCAFDVAGAEAGNPVRDHLEALRTADAAGLPITIHAGEGFGASSIRQAVDEGRAGRIGHGTRLLEDEELLAQVRDAGIALEVCQTSNVQTRVAATHADHPLKHYYDEGVTVCIGTDNRLMSGVTLTEEYEHARDDLRFTETELLRVARMGFESAYVGADAKTELLADFDGRVEVLTG comes from the coding sequence TTGAGCCCATCCTCCGAGTTCCTTTTCCGCCTGCCGAAGGCAGAGTTGCATGTGCACTTAGACGGCAGCCTACGTACCGACACGATGCTCGACCTTGCGGCCGAACGAGGCATCACGATGCCTGCTCCGACCGCGGAAAGCCTCTACGAGTACATGGTCGTATCGGACGCGGAAAACCTCGAAGAGTACCTCGCGCGCTTCCACCTGACGTTGTCCGTCATGCAGGACGCCGAAGCGATCGAACGCATCGCCTACGAGTTGGCCGAGGATCACGCCAAAGAGAACGTCACCTACATGGAGGCGCGCTTCAGCCCGATCCTCAACGCTGAAGGTGATCTGGAGCCCTACGAAGCCCTGGAAGCGGCGCTGCGCGGGCTCTCTCGAGCGGAACAGGACTACGACATCCGCACTGGAGTCATCGTCTGCGCCCTTCGGAGCCTCCCGGCATCTGTGTCCACCGAAATGGCTGAATTGGCCGTCGGACATGCCGATAAGGGCGTGTGCGCGTTCGACGTGGCGGGTGCAGAGGCAGGAAACCCAGTCCGAGACCACCTCGAAGCCCTCAGAACGGCGGACGCCGCGGGCCTTCCGATTACGATCCATGCCGGAGAGGGCTTCGGCGCATCGTCGATCCGGCAAGCGGTCGACGAAGGCCGTGCAGGGCGCATCGGCCACGGCACACGCCTCCTGGAGGATGAAGAGCTCCTCGCCCAGGTAAGGGACGCTGGCATCGCTCTGGAGGTCTGTCAGACTTCCAACGTACAGACCAGGGTCGCCGCGACCCACGCGGACCATCCCCTCAAGCACTACTACGACGAGGGCGTCACGGTGTGCATTGGCACAGACAACCGTCTGATGAGCGGTGTGACGCTCACAGAGGAGTACGAGCACGCTCGGGATGACCTCAGGTTTACTGAAACTGAGCTGCTTCGGGTGGCTCGGATGGGCTTTGAGAGCGCGTATGTGGGTGCTGACGCGAAGACTGAGCTGTTGGCGGACTTTGACGGGCGGGTTGAGGTGCTGACGGGCTAA
- the purF gene encoding amidophosphoribosyltransferase: MSNPPRKLPVDPEDDCIFDPYDDGPREECGVVGISGIDLASEQAFLAMYALQHRGQEAAGLVTFDDEGPHVLKGEGLVGDIFKTWSVRKLTGRTAVGHVRYSTAGGSDLDNIQPIIARYARGQIALAHNGNLTNHYDLRKRLVEDGAIFRSSSDSEMLVHLIAKSRHDSIDAQVDDALTHLEGAFSIVISIDDTVYAARDSRGFRPLVLGRKDGGHVVASESCALDILDAEYVRDIAPGEVIKIEDGKVTQLRSLPPAVSPSPCIFELVYFARPDSRIWGQSVDAARRAFGRRLAIEHPIEADAVVAVPDSANSAALGYAEESGIPFELGILRHHYVGRTFIKPSQKDRDFGARMKYNPVKHVLEGKRVVIVDDSLVRGTTSKSLVRMLRQAGAKEVHFRIGSPPVKWPCFYGIDMPTKGELIASSMEVSEIAETLGVDSLGYLSPEGMVEAVADGGPYCSACFSGEYPAPLIDVDKGFVSSEGPGH, from the coding sequence GTGTCCAACCCTCCCCGGAAACTGCCTGTCGATCCTGAAGACGACTGCATTTTCGACCCCTACGACGACGGCCCTCGTGAAGAGTGTGGCGTTGTCGGGATAAGCGGCATCGACTTGGCGTCGGAGCAGGCTTTTCTAGCCATGTACGCGCTCCAGCACCGAGGGCAAGAAGCCGCCGGCTTGGTGACCTTCGACGACGAGGGCCCACACGTACTGAAGGGTGAGGGGCTGGTGGGTGACATCTTCAAGACCTGGTCCGTGCGGAAGCTGACCGGCCGCACCGCGGTCGGCCACGTTCGGTACTCGACAGCGGGGGGCAGTGACCTCGACAACATTCAGCCGATCATCGCCCGGTATGCCCGGGGCCAGATCGCGTTGGCGCACAACGGAAACCTGACGAACCACTACGATCTCCGAAAACGATTGGTGGAGGACGGAGCGATATTCCGCAGCTCCTCGGACTCGGAGATGCTGGTTCACCTGATTGCCAAATCGCGACACGACAGTATCGATGCACAGGTCGATGACGCTCTGACGCACCTTGAAGGTGCGTTCAGTATCGTGATCTCGATCGACGACACCGTCTACGCCGCGCGTGACTCGCGCGGATTCAGGCCTCTCGTACTGGGTAGAAAGGACGGCGGGCACGTCGTTGCGAGCGAATCCTGTGCGCTGGACATTCTCGACGCGGAATACGTCAGAGACATAGCCCCGGGTGAGGTCATCAAGATCGAGGACGGCAAGGTCACGCAGCTGAGAAGCCTGCCCCCGGCAGTCAGTCCGTCACCGTGCATCTTCGAACTCGTCTACTTCGCTCGCCCGGACTCACGCATTTGGGGCCAGAGCGTTGACGCGGCACGCCGCGCTTTCGGCAGGAGGCTCGCCATTGAACACCCCATCGAGGCCGATGCCGTCGTAGCCGTTCCCGACAGCGCCAATTCAGCGGCTCTTGGCTACGCCGAAGAGAGCGGGATTCCGTTCGAACTCGGGATCCTTCGGCACCACTATGTAGGTCGGACCTTCATCAAGCCTTCCCAAAAAGACCGCGATTTCGGTGCGCGCATGAAGTACAACCCGGTGAAGCACGTCCTAGAGGGAAAGAGAGTTGTCATCGTAGACGATTCCTTGGTTCGCGGCACAACGAGCAAGAGCCTCGTCCGTATGCTCCGCCAAGCTGGCGCCAAGGAAGTCCACTTCCGAATCGGAAGCCCTCCTGTGAAATGGCCATGCTTCTACGGCATCGACATGCCTACAAAGGGTGAGTTGATCGCCTCTTCGATGGAGGTTTCGGAGATCGCCGAGACGTTGGGCGTGGACTCCTTAGGCTATTTGTCGCCGGAGGGAATGGTTGAAGCGGTGGCAGACGGCGGGCCGTACTGCTCCGCTTGCTTCTCCGGTGAGTACCCCGCCCCCCTGATCGACGTCGACAAGGGCTTTGTGTCCTCGGAGGGCCCCGGGCATTGA
- the purS gene encoding phosphoribosylformylglycinamidine synthase subunit PurS, whose protein sequence is MSQFRLEVRVKPRPGLLDPQGKAIHHALNSLGWDGVADVRVGKAIYIDIAAESSEAAVEAAEAMCRKILANPVTEDYEVTGVTEIEVAGA, encoded by the coding sequence TTGAGTCAGTTCAGACTAGAAGTTCGAGTAAAACCCCGTCCCGGATTACTCGACCCCCAAGGCAAGGCGATCCACCATGCCCTCAATTCGCTCGGTTGGGACGGCGTAGCCGACGTCCGCGTCGGGAAGGCCATCTACATCGACATCGCAGCCGAGTCATCGGAAGCGGCTGTCGAAGCCGCTGAGGCCATGTGCCGGAAGATCTTGGCGAATCCAGTGACCGAGGACTACGAGGTGACTGGTGTGACCGAGATCGAGGTCGCCGGCGCATGA
- the pssA gene encoding CDP-diacylglycerol--serine O-phosphatidyltransferase — protein MRTPRAPRRETLQRGIIILPSAFTLGNLFFGLYAIVAATRGDLVWAGWFIMFAGTLDMLDGSVARLTRTGSRFGAELDSLVDAISFGVAPGMIAYELFFFDAQWAWTLSFVWVTAVVVRLARFNIEQGGEAKRSFHGLPSPAAGMALASYYPFSQTPFFETYLFDLPWAQIIGISMVLLSVLMVSHVPYAKVPKIGLRTVKGVTTTVFVLTTVFAAFAFPRYVIFSSFLIYISWGLVKSVLLGLLDRLPGGDPLLDEDEHDMDDRAEVRELAYADFDSAPSDISRSNSILNNDLEDQA, from the coding sequence ATGAGAACGCCTCGCGCACCGCGCAGAGAGACCCTTCAACGCGGGATCATCATCCTCCCGTCGGCGTTCACGCTCGGAAACCTGTTTTTCGGACTCTATGCTATCGTCGCCGCCACCCGTGGAGACCTAGTCTGGGCTGGCTGGTTCATCATGTTTGCGGGCACGCTCGACATGCTCGACGGCAGCGTTGCACGCCTAACGAGAACGGGCTCGCGTTTCGGAGCCGAGTTGGACTCGCTCGTAGACGCCATCTCCTTCGGCGTTGCCCCCGGAATGATCGCCTACGAGCTCTTCTTCTTCGACGCCCAGTGGGCATGGACGCTGTCCTTCGTCTGGGTGACCGCGGTCGTCGTACGCTTGGCCCGATTCAACATCGAACAGGGCGGCGAAGCCAAACGGTCGTTCCACGGATTGCCGTCTCCAGCCGCCGGAATGGCGCTCGCCTCGTACTACCCGTTCAGCCAGACGCCATTCTTCGAGACCTACCTTTTCGATCTCCCTTGGGCCCAGATCATCGGCATTTCGATGGTCCTACTGAGCGTGTTGATGGTGAGCCACGTTCCGTATGCAAAGGTCCCCAAGATCGGGTTAAGAACCGTGAAGGGTGTCACGACCACGGTCTTCGTGCTTACGACGGTCTTCGCCGCGTTCGCGTTTCCGCGCTACGTCATCTTCAGTTCGTTCCTCATCTACATCTCCTGGGGACTTGTGAAATCGGTCCTTCTGGGACTGCTCGATCGGCTCCCCGGTGGCGATCCGCTGCTTGATGAGGACGAGCACGACATGGACGATCGTGCAGAGGTTCGAGAGCTCGCATATGCAGATTTCGACTCGGCACCATCGGACATATCACGATCCAACTCCATACTAAACAACGATTTGGAGGACCAGGCTTGA
- the purQ gene encoding phosphoribosylformylglycinamidine synthase subunit PurQ has protein sequence MRVAVITFPGSNCDYDLYKAAQQVEASPEFIWHRERGLDGYDAVLLPGGFSYGDYLRAGAIARMSPIMEDVVAFAERGGPVLGICNGFQILCEAGLLPGALMRNNVLKFASKDVFLGVERTDTPFTTAYAKDQVLRIPIAHGEGNYEADRETLERIEGQGQVVFRYVTSEGARTDIANPNGSWHDIAGLTNSAGNVLGMMPHPERAMEELLGSTDGTGVFTSLVASLSAAVS, from the coding sequence ATGAGGGTAGCGGTCATCACCTTTCCCGGCTCCAACTGCGACTACGATCTCTACAAAGCGGCCCAGCAAGTTGAGGCTAGCCCCGAGTTCATCTGGCACCGCGAAAGGGGGTTGGATGGCTACGACGCAGTCCTGCTGCCCGGAGGCTTCTCTTACGGCGACTATCTGCGAGCCGGCGCAATCGCACGCATGAGTCCTATTATGGAAGACGTCGTCGCCTTCGCGGAACGAGGCGGCCCAGTCTTAGGGATCTGCAACGGTTTTCAAATCCTGTGCGAGGCAGGGCTTCTGCCCGGTGCGCTCATGCGCAACAACGTGCTCAAGTTCGCCAGCAAGGATGTCTTCTTAGGCGTTGAGCGGACGGACACTCCGTTCACGACAGCGTACGCCAAGGACCAGGTCCTCCGTATTCCGATCGCCCACGGCGAAGGGAACTACGAAGCAGATCGCGAGACCCTCGAGCGTATCGAAGGTCAAGGCCAGGTCGTGTTTCGATATGTCACCTCTGAAGGCGCGAGGACGGACATAGCGAATCCAAACGGCTCCTGGCATGACATCGCAGGTCTCACCAACAGCGCGGGCAACGTGCTCGGCATGATGCCTCACCCAGAACGTGCGATGGAGGAGCTCCTGGGCTCCACGGACGGAACCGGGGTTTTCACCTCACTCGTTGCGAGCCTTTCGGCCGCCGTGAGCTGA
- the purL gene encoding phosphoribosylformylglycinamidine synthase subunit PurL — translation MSTVDESSTDHMVDPREGDPEITAELVADHGLSEDEYEQIKRIMGRTPTFTELGVFSAMWSEHCGYKNSRPLLSLLPTQAPWVIQGPGENAGVIDVGEGYALAFKIESHNHPSAVEPYQGAATGVGGILRDIFTMGARPVAILDSLRFGDLDTGRVKYLFSGVVSGVGDYGNCMGVPNIGGEVVFDRGYEGNPIVNAMCLGLMKHEDLITASASGDGNPLMAVGARTGRDGIHGATFASEELSEDSDESSRPRVQVGDPFTEKLLLEASLALIASGAISGIQDMGAAGITSSASEMAGRGGSGVEIDMALVPVREPNMTPYEILLSESQERMLVVAEKGKESEVVRILEKWELEAKVIGRVTSDGRFRVLEGGRTVADIPALPLTEECPTYEREGVEGEDIIALREMDLSEHLIPRGDLTKSFLMLLGSPNVASKQWVYHQYDTTVRTSTVVRPGAASGVIRIRGTNRAVAATTDCNGRFVYLEPRTGALGAMAEAARNLVCVGATPTAITNNLNFGNPLKPHIYYQFREAVGGMSDACEMFETPVTGGNVSFYNETDGAAIYPTPVIGMVGVIEDVSKITAQAFQNEGDDIVLLGANTAEMGGSEYLYVTADLVAGAPPAVDLLGERALQHCVLALIHDRLLSSAHDCSEGGLACAIAESALGNGEAPFGADVTIKDDLAPVAALFAESQGRVVISCDPSRTGEVLRIAERHDVPALKIGNVGPQGGAFRITLHEGSVECGVDEAASVYFGAIPAIMNGPTASET, via the coding sequence GTGAGCACGGTCGACGAAAGCTCTACGGACCACATGGTCGATCCCCGCGAGGGCGACCCCGAGATCACTGCCGAACTCGTAGCCGATCACGGCCTCTCCGAAGACGAGTACGAGCAGATAAAGAGGATCATGGGCAGAACACCGACCTTCACGGAGCTCGGTGTATTCAGTGCCATGTGGTCAGAGCACTGTGGGTATAAAAACTCCCGCCCGCTCCTGAGTCTCCTGCCCACTCAAGCACCTTGGGTGATCCAGGGACCTGGTGAGAACGCCGGCGTGATCGACGTGGGTGAGGGATACGCGCTCGCGTTCAAGATCGAGTCGCACAACCACCCGTCCGCAGTCGAACCCTACCAAGGCGCGGCCACAGGAGTGGGTGGAATTCTGCGCGACATCTTCACGATGGGCGCGCGCCCGGTCGCGATCCTGGACTCCCTCCGTTTCGGTGACCTGGACACTGGCCGGGTCAAATACCTGTTCAGCGGCGTGGTCAGCGGTGTGGGGGACTACGGCAACTGTATGGGCGTTCCCAACATCGGTGGAGAGGTCGTCTTCGACCGCGGGTACGAAGGCAATCCCATCGTGAATGCCATGTGCCTGGGGCTGATGAAGCACGAAGATCTTATTACTGCCTCGGCGTCCGGAGACGGCAATCCTCTGATGGCGGTCGGCGCACGTACCGGTCGAGACGGCATTCACGGTGCGACGTTCGCAAGTGAAGAGCTCAGTGAAGATTCCGACGAGTCGTCACGCCCACGAGTTCAAGTGGGAGACCCGTTTACTGAGAAGCTGCTCCTTGAAGCGAGTCTCGCATTGATCGCCAGCGGAGCCATCTCTGGTATTCAGGACATGGGCGCCGCGGGCATTACCTCTTCCGCCTCTGAAATGGCCGGACGGGGTGGAAGCGGCGTCGAGATCGACATGGCCCTGGTGCCGGTACGCGAGCCGAACATGACTCCCTACGAGATTCTGCTCTCCGAATCTCAGGAGCGCATGCTCGTTGTGGCAGAGAAGGGTAAAGAGAGCGAAGTCGTCCGCATTTTGGAGAAGTGGGAGCTGGAAGCGAAGGTGATCGGCCGGGTAACGTCTGACGGACGCTTTAGGGTGCTCGAAGGCGGCAGAACGGTCGCGGACATCCCAGCGCTACCGCTGACAGAGGAGTGCCCAACCTATGAGCGTGAAGGCGTCGAAGGTGAGGACATCATCGCGCTTCGGGAAATGGACCTTTCCGAGCATCTGATCCCACGTGGCGACCTCACGAAGAGCTTCCTTATGCTCTTGGGCTCTCCGAACGTGGCGTCCAAGCAGTGGGTCTATCACCAGTATGACACGACCGTCCGCACCTCGACGGTGGTGCGTCCGGGAGCAGCCTCGGGAGTCATCCGGATCCGAGGCACAAACCGCGCGGTCGCAGCGACGACCGACTGCAACGGACGTTTCGTCTACTTGGAGCCACGAACGGGAGCTCTGGGGGCGATGGCCGAGGCAGCGAGAAACCTCGTCTGCGTCGGGGCTACGCCTACAGCAATCACGAACAACCTCAACTTCGGCAATCCGCTCAAACCCCACATTTATTACCAATTCCGTGAGGCAGTGGGCGGCATGTCGGACGCCTGCGAAATGTTCGAAACACCGGTAACGGGCGGGAACGTCTCGTTCTACAACGAGACCGACGGAGCCGCGATCTATCCGACGCCCGTAATTGGGATGGTGGGTGTCATCGAGGACGTTTCCAAGATCACAGCCCAAGCTTTCCAGAACGAAGGCGACGACATCGTCTTGCTCGGAGCAAACACGGCGGAGATGGGCGGGTCTGAGTACCTCTACGTTACCGCAGATCTCGTTGCCGGCGCCCCACCTGCAGTCGACCTGCTCGGGGAACGCGCGCTACAACACTGCGTGCTTGCATTGATTCATGACCGCCTGCTCTCTTCGGCCCACGACTGCTCCGAGGGGGGCTTGGCATGTGCGATCGCCGAAAGCGCCCTCGGAAACGGCGAAGCGCCATTCGGGGCTGATGTGACGATCAAGGACGACCTCGCTCCCGTAGCCGCGCTCTTTGCAGAGTCACAGGGCCGGGTAGTCATTTCATGTGACCCCAGTAGGACGGGGGAAGTCTTGCGGATCGCGGAACGCCACGATGTCCCTGCCCTGAAAATCGGGAACGTCGGCCCGCAGGGCGGCGCGTTCCGGATCACCCTCCACGAAGGCTCTGTGGAGTGCGGCGTCGACGAAGCCGCCTCAGTCTATTTCGGTGCTATTCCTGCCATCATGAACGGTCCAACCGCCTCGGAGACCTGA